The DNA region TCGTCCGCGGCCGCGACGGCACGGACGTGCAGGCCGTCGAGGCCTACGTGCGGCAGGCGGTGATGTCGACCTTCCTCGACGGGTACCGCAGACGCGTCCGCTGGGCGCGGGTCCGGACGCTCGTCGCCGCCGAGGGCCGCGACCGGACCGGCCGTGACCCCGCCCTGGCCACCGCGAACCAGGTCGATGTGCGAGCCGCGCTGGCCGGGCTGTCGCCCCGCGAACGGGCCTGCGTCGTGCTGCGGCACATGGACGACCTCTCGGTCGCCGAGACGGCCGAGCGGCTCGGCGTGAGCGTCGGGGCGGTCAAGCGGTACACGAGCGACGGCATGACGCGGCTCGAGGGAGTGCTCGGCCCGATCGCCGACCCGCACCCGAACGCTTCGGCGGGCACGAGCACGACGACTGTCGAGAGGACGGTGACCCGATGATCGATCTGCGCGACGCCCTGTCGGGCATCCAGGACGCAGCAGGCGACGCCGGCGGGCCCGCCCCGACCGAGGCGATCCTCGCGCGCCGGCGACGTCGCCGGGCCGCCAGGGCGATCGGCGGGACTCTCGTCGGCGCGGCGGTGATCGGTGCCGTCGTGCTCGTCGCCCCGTCCCTCCTCGGCCCGGTCGAGGTGCTGCCGCCGGTCGTCACCGAGAGCCCGTCGCCCTCCCCCGAGCCCAGCACGACGCCCGATCCGACACCCGGCACACCCGAGACACCCGAGACACCGAGCCCGGATGCCGAACCCGCCACCGACCCGACGACGTCGACCATGCCGCTCAAGGACCCGTCGACGCGGTTCGACGGCGCCGTCTCGATCGTCTCCGCCATCCCGGACTCCGAGGACTCCCTGGCGGACGGCGACTACTTCGGGTTCCTGCACGGGGCCGACGCCGCTGCCCGGACCGTCTCGGTCGACATCGGGATCTTCTACGGCGGCGAGGCGGCCGACGAGTACGTCCGGGTGAACGAGCCCGAGTTCTGGGCGGCGGAGGGTGGCACCGTCCCGAACGGCTACTTCATCGTCAACGACGTCGAGCGCGTCCGCGAGATCCCGGTGTCCCCCGACGTGACGGTGGCCAACTGGTGCTTCAGCGACGGGCTCGACGTCATCAGCCGCGACTTCGCGCAGTGGGCGACGGCGACCCGCGTCGACATGCAGACCTGCGACGACCCCGACCCGACCGTCTGGCAGGGCAACGACCTGTACTGGTTCGACGTCCGGGACGGCGTCGTCATGCAGATCGTCGGGCAGTACGTGCCATGAGTCCCGTGCGCCTCCGCACCGCTACAACGATCCGGGGTCGGTGAGCGTTAGGTCAGTGAGATGTCGGTGCGGAGCCACAGCTGACCCCGCGCCTGAGCCGCGAAGGGCCGGACGATGCCGGAGCACCAGCGCGATCGCACAGTGGCCGACCTGGCACGTGATCGGGGGCCCGCTCTGACGAGCTACGCCTACCTGCTCACCGGGGACGTGGCCGCAGCACAGGACCTCGTCCAGGACGCCTTCGTCAAGGTCTTCGTCCGATCCCGGTCGGGTCTCGGCCAGGGCGTGGCGGAGGCGTATGTCCGGCGGACCATCCTGACCCTGTTCGTCGACGGCTACCGGCGTCGTCGGCGCTGGGCCTCGGTCCGCCACCTCGTGGCCACCGAGGATCTGGGCGCCGACCCGGAGGCGTCCGTCGCGGACCGCATCGACCTGCGGGCCGCCCTGGCGACGCTCGCCCCGCAGGAGAGGGCGAGCGTCGTGCTGCGCTTCTACGAGGACCTGACCGTCCCGGAGATCGCCGAGCAGATGCAGGTCTCGGCCGGATCGATCAAGCGGTATCTCAGCAACGCCGTGCACAAGCTCGAGGTGGTCCTGGGCCCGGTCGAGGCGCCGGCCGACGACGTGGAGGTTGCCGTGCTCGCCCGGGCCCCTGCACTGCCCCCGACGTCCGCGCCGCCCGAGCGCACGACCCCCGGCACGACCACGACGACCAGGAGCCGACCATGAGCTTCAACCTCGAGCAGGGTCTGCACGACCTCGGCGACGCACCGGACGTGCGCTCGGCGACTGTCGCTGTCGACACCGTGCTCCACCGGGTGCACCGGCAGCGCGTCGTGCGCGGAACCACCTACGGCGTCGTCGGGACGGGTGCCGTGACGGCCATGGCCTTCGGGGGCCTCGCTCTCGCGCAGCACGACCGTCAGACTCCGGTCGAGCCGGTCGTCGTGCCCACGCCGACGGTCACCGTGACACCGACGCCGACGACCACGCCGACGCCCGGCCCGAGCCCGACGCCCTCCACCACACCCTCCACCGCAGCGGGCTCGTGGCAGCTGGAATGGGACCGGTGCGGCGTCGACATGAAGGACGCCCCGCTGCTGTGGGACCGGTCCGACTACTACTGGCGGCCGGCGGCCGAGGGAGCCGAGGCCGCTGTCGGTGGGCCGGCCACCGGGACGATCGCGCTCCTGAAGTCCGGCTGGTCCGAGCACGTCGACGCGCGCGTCGTCAACGGCTTCGTCGTGCAGACCGACAAGGCCACCGGGGCACGACCCGTCGTCGGCGTCGTCTCCGCGGCACCGCAGGGTCAGGCCAGCGGCGAGACCGACGTCGACGGCTTGCCGGTCGACGTGAAGGTCCGCCTGGCGTCGTGCGCAGGGCAGCCGGAGCGGACGTCGCTCGACGACGGCTTCTACGACATCTACCTCGAGACGGAGATCACCACCGCCGAGGGGACCGTCGTCACGACCTACGGGCGGCTCCCGCTGGTGGTGGGCGACCCGTACGTCGCACCGACCCTGACCACCGGCGACCCGTGGCCGACGGACTTCGGCTGGTCCACGCTGGACACCCTCCCCGCATGCGGTGCGGAGTACTGGGGGCAGAGCTCGTCGTTCGACCTCTTCCGGATCTCGGCCCACGCCCGCTACGACGGCTCGTCGGTGATCGCCGACGTGACCGGCTACAACACGGCCGGCTACGCACGCGAGGCCGCTGTGGGCGAGCCGATCCTCGTCGTGATGAAGGACGGGGTCATCGTCGCGAAGACGACCACGCGGCCGGGCGCCTTCGCCCTCGCCGACTGGACCGAGGGCGACTCCGTCACCCGGACCGTGTCGGTGCCTGCGGTGACCTGCACCGCGATCGGGGACCTGCCGGCCGGATCGCCGCTGCCCCCCGGGACGTACGGGATCACCGTGTTCCAGGACCTGTACTACCTGCCGAACCTGGACTGGACCGGGGCCATCTACGGCGGGAGCCCCCTGCTCGTCATCCCCGGGGCGCCCGATCCCGTCGTCACGGGTCCCGAGGCGACGCCGACCGCGGCACCGACCCCTGAGGTCGGTCCGACGCCCCTGGTCACCGGCCCCTGAGCGAGGCCCGTGCGACTCAGGTCGCGAGCGCCTCGTCCACTGTCGAGTGGATGGAGAAGACCTGGGTCAGGGCGGTGATCCGGAAGACCTTGAGGATCTTCTCCTGGTCGATCACGAGCTGGAGGTCACCGCCGAGCGTGCGCACCTTCTTCAGCGCACCGACGAGGACGCCGAGACCGGTCGAGTCCATGAACTTGACCTGGGTCAGGTCCACGACGAGGTCCGTGTGATCGCCGTCGATCAGCGACGCGAGCTCCTCGCGCAGTGCCGGCGCCGTGTACACATCGATCTCACCCGTGACGTCGACCACGGTCCGGTCGCCGCTCGCGCGGCTCGTGACAGACACGTCCACACCGGCCTCCTCGTCGTCTCGGGCTCCGAGAGCCCGCTCATTGAAACCAACCACGCCTGAACCCCACCACGCGGTGCCCGGTGCGTCACCCGGCCCCGCCCGTACGAATGATCGCACCTGGGCAGGCCCTGCGGGACACC from Cellulomonas sp. KRMCY2 includes:
- a CDS encoding sigma-70 family RNA polymerase sigma factor codes for the protein MNRRDEVVATLARERWGALVGYAYLLTGSVGDAEDLVQDALVKVVVRGRDGTDVQAVEAYVRQAVMSTFLDGYRRRVRWARVRTLVAAEGRDRTGRDPALATANQVDVRAALAGLSPRERACVVLRHMDDLSVAETAERLGVSVGAVKRYTSDGMTRLEGVLGPIADPHPNASAGTSTTTVERTVTR
- a CDS encoding sigma-70 family RNA polymerase sigma factor, which encodes MPEHQRDRTVADLARDRGPALTSYAYLLTGDVAAAQDLVQDAFVKVFVRSRSGLGQGVAEAYVRRTILTLFVDGYRRRRRWASVRHLVATEDLGADPEASVADRIDLRAALATLAPQERASVVLRFYEDLTVPEIAEQMQVSAGSIKRYLSNAVHKLEVVLGPVEAPADDVEVAVLARAPALPPTSAPPERTTPGTTTTTRSRP
- a CDS encoding STAS domain-containing protein; protein product: MDVSVTSRASGDRTVVDVTGEIDVYTAPALREELASLIDGDHTDLVVDLTQVKFMDSTGLGVLVGALKKVRTLGGDLQLVIDQEKILKVFRITALTQVFSIHSTVDEALAT